GTGGGGTATGTTTGATATTCCTTCTGAAGCTGTTATAGGAATTTCATTGCTCCCGATTTCAAAATCCATCATAATTCTTGTTTATTTTATAATTGTTGAATATGCTAGTTCTAAATATTTACTTTCCTTTTTGTGGAAGAATATTATAAAGTATTGTCATATCTATTAATATTTTTATATATTTTATTAATTAAGGCTGTTTATCAGTACGCTATGTTATTGAAAAACAATTATTTATATATGTATTAAAAGAGATGGAACATTTCTTTATGGCGTTAAAAGTATGGATATTTATTGATAAGGGCAAAGGGATAAACTCTTTTTTTAGAAAAATTATACATATAATAATATTTACATTATAATGTGTAATCACAATAATGGAATGTATAATTTACTCTGCATTTTTTGGACTAATTTTGTCCCCGGTTATAAATACACTTATTATTAGTAAAAGTATGGAACTTATCAACATCACAGATTCGGTTAGAGACGCTATCCGGATAGCTAAAACGTTAGCACAGGAATATGGTAATTCTCATTATTCTTCCGCTCATCTTCTTAAAGCTCTCATGCATAAAGAGGTCGGGCTACATGAGTTTCTGATTGCAATGGGTAAGGATATCGGATATTTGGAAGAATGGGCGGAAATCAGAATCGATGAATATCCCAAAGTGATTTCCGAGTCTGCTATATCCCCGGACGAACGTTTAGCCTTTATTTTTGAAGAAGCGGATTATGCCCGGATTTCTTTAGGTTTTTTAAAAATTGATTCTATATGCGTATTGCTGGCTTTAGTGAAACCGGAAGTCGGTTTTAGCACTGACCAGTTACGTTCTTTTCCTGTGCGGGAAAAAGAGATAATAGAGTTTTGCATGCTCGAAAAAGAATGTCGCACGAGCCTTTTTCCTGATGAAGAGAAAGATGCAAGCCAGGAAAGTTCCGCCGTGTTAAGTCAATATTGTATAGACAGAATGAAATTGCCTGTTGGAGAATGTCCCATAGTTGGGCGGGAGAAAGAGAAAAGAATGATGATTGAAATCCTGGGCAGGCGAAGCAGGTCGAATGTAGTGATAACCGGGGAATCGGGGGTAGGGAAGACAGCCTTGGTAGAAAGCCTCGTAAACGATATAATGAAGGGGATGGTACCGTCCTACCTGAAAGATACTAAAATCATAGAACTGGATAACGGAGCGCTTATTGCCGGAGCTACTTATAAAGGCGAAATAGAAGACCGTCTTAAAAAAATTATCAAAGATTTGCGGCGGACAGACAGTATTATTTTGTTTATTGACGACATACATATCCTTCTCGATATAAAACAGGGAAACAACGGAGCAGTCAACATACTCAAGCAAGAACTTGCCAAAGGGGGATTGACAGTTATCGGTACTACCACCTCTGACGAATATCGTAAACATATCGAGCCGGACAGCGCCCTTTGCAGATGTTTCGAGGAACTTCATATTGTTGAACCGGATATTCCTTCTGCCATCCTCATGGTGCAATCACAGTTGGAAGGCTATGTAGGATTTCACCGGATAGACGTGTCTGAAGATGCCGTAAGAGAATGTGTTTATTTATCAAAGCGTTATATTAAAGAACGCAGTTTGCCGGATGCTGCCATTGATTTGCTCGACAGGACTTTGTCGTCAGTGAAAATGAATAATGAGCTGATAGTTGCCGATACGGAAGAAGACAAAAAAACGATAATCGGTATTTATGAAGTGGCTGCTGTCGTTGCTGATAAGACAGGTATTCCTGTCGGAAAAATACAATCCGGCGAGAAAGAACGACTTTTGAATATGGAAGACAATCTGCGTAAAAGAGTAGTCGGTCAAGACCCTGCTTTGAAGACATTGACAGATGCTATCTTGGAGTCACGTAGCGGGATGAACCGTGTCGGACAACCGATAGGCTCTTTTTTCCTGCTCGGACCTACGGGAACCGGTAAGACAGAATTGGCGAAAGCGCTTGCTGAAACTCTGTTCAATGACGAAAAGGCTATGATTCGTTTTGATATGTCCGAGTTTAAAGAAGAGCATTCGGCCGCTCTGCTTTATGGAGCGCCGCCGGGATATGTTGGTTATGAAGAAGGAGGATTGCTCGTTAATAAAATAAGGCAGCAACCTTATGCGGTTGTTCTCTTTGATGAAATAGAAAAAGCGCACCCGTCTGTCTATGACATTTTCCTGCAAATCATGGACGAGGGCAAACTGCATGACAGGATGGGAAAAGAAGGGGATTTTTCCAATTCTATCATTCTTTTTACCTCCAATGTCGGAAGCGATTGGCTGAGCCGTGAGTTGGCAGCGGGTAATCGTCCTGCCACTTTGCAGATAATGGAAATGATGAGTTTGCATTTTCGTCCTGAGTTTTTGGCGCGGCTGTCAGAGATAGTCCCCTTTTCTCCAATTACAG
The DNA window shown above is from Bacteroides faecium and carries:
- a CDS encoding AAA family ATPase; translation: MELINITDSVRDAIRIAKTLAQEYGNSHYSSAHLLKALMHKEVGLHEFLIAMGKDIGYLEEWAEIRIDEYPKVISESAISPDERLAFIFEEADYARISLGFLKIDSICVLLALVKPEVGFSTDQLRSFPVREKEIIEFCMLEKECRTSLFPDEEKDASQESSAVLSQYCIDRMKLPVGECPIVGREKEKRMMIEILGRRSRSNVVITGESGVGKTALVESLVNDIMKGMVPSYLKDTKIIELDNGALIAGATYKGEIEDRLKKIIKDLRRTDSIILFIDDIHILLDIKQGNNGAVNILKQELAKGGLTVIGTTTSDEYRKHIEPDSALCRCFEELHIVEPDIPSAILMVQSQLEGYVGFHRIDVSEDAVRECVYLSKRYIKERSLPDAAIDLLDRTLSSVKMNNELIVADTEEDKKTIIGIYEVAAVVADKTGIPVGKIQSGEKERLLNMEDNLRKRVVGQDPALKTLTDAILESRSGMNRVGQPIGSFFLLGPTGTGKTELAKALAETLFNDEKAMIRFDMSEFKEEHSAALLYGAPPGYVGYEEGGLLVNKIRQQPYAVVLFDEIEKAHPSVYDIFLQIMDEGKLHDRMGKEGDFSNSIILFTSNVGSDWLSRELAAGNRPATLQIMEMMSLHFRPEFLARLSEIVPFSPITDAILLKIFDIQFKSLLGILEDKGISIILNDEVKKKLAQKGFTARYGARQVSAVIRNYLRRPISRFIISGKLNKGDTLVAEMDADDSIVWDILSSGADNNKTDRL